In Monomorium pharaonis isolate MP-MQ-018 chromosome 3, ASM1337386v2, whole genome shotgun sequence, a genomic segment contains:
- the LOC105840235 gene encoding serine/threonine-protein phosphatase 5, whose amino-acid sequence MGDRGRGDIASASPATAEDVAKAELYKEEANEYFKNQVYDKAIELYTKAIELNPLVAVYFGNRSIAYLRIECFGYALTDASTAIELDRNYVKGYYRRAAAYMSLGKFKLALKDYKTVVKARPNDTDAKDRYMECHKMVKMLAFNKAISVEDKKNIADTINLEDMAIEGEYTGPKLVDGKVTLEFMKDLLEWYRNQNKLHRKYAYKILLDVKSWFMAQPSLVDITISEEQKFTVCGDIHGQYYDLLNIFKLNGLPSETNPYLFNGDFVDRGSFSVECIFTLFGFKLLYPNHFFMSRGNHESSTMNQMYGFDGEVKAKYSVQMAELFTEVYNWLPLAHCLNRRVLVMHGGLFSRDDVTLQEIKEIDRNRQPPDEGLMCELLWSDPQPQMGRAPSKRGVGVQFGPDVTQNFLRINNLDYIIRSHEVKNEGYEVGHDGKCITVFSAPNYCDTMGNRGAFITLNGSDMKPYFTSYEAMPHPNVRPMAYANSLLKFMC is encoded by the exons ATGGGCGACAGAGGCAGAGGGGACATCGCGTCAGCGTCGCCGGCGACAGCGGAGGATGTCGCCAAGGCGGAATTATACAAGGAGGAGGCGAACGAGTATTTTAAGA atcaAGTATACGACAAAGCTATTGAATTATATACCAAAGCCATAGAATTAAATCCATTGGTAGCTGTGTACTTTGGCAATAGGAGTATTGCTTACCTGAGAATAGAATGCTTTGGATACGCATTGACAGATGCGTCCACAGCTATCGAGTTAGATAGAAATTATGTCAAGGGATATTATCGAAGAGCTGCTGCTTATATGTCTCTCGGCAAGTTCAAATTGGCTCTCAAGGATTACAAGACTGTTGTAAAAGCCAGGCCCAATGATACAGATGCAAAGGACAGATACATGGAATGTCACAAGATGGTTAAAATGTTAGCTTTTAATAAGGCAATTTCTGTCgaggataaaaaaaatatagctgaCACAATTAATCTAGAGGACATGG cCATTGAAGGTGAATACACGGGACCTAAATTAGTTGATGGAAAAGTCACGCTGGAATTCATGAAAGATTTATTAGAATGGTACAGAAATCAAAATAAGTTGCATCGAAAATATGCTTACAAAATCCTGTTGGATGTTAAATCATGGTTCATGGCACAACCTAGTTTAGTGGACATTACAATTTCAGAAGAACAAAAATTCACTGTATGTGGTGACATACATGGTCAATATTATGACctacttaatatatttaaattaaatggatTGCCATCAGAGACTAATCCATAC TTATTCAATGGAGATTTTGTAGATAGAGGTTCTTTTTCTGTAGAATgcatatttactttatttggatttaaattattatacccAAATCACTTTTTCATGTCAAGAG GTAATCATGAGTCATCAACGATGAATCAAATGTATGGATTTGATGGTGAAGTCAAAGCTAAATATTCTGTTCAGATGGCAGAATTATTTACTGAGGTTTATAACTGGCTCCCTCTTGCACACTGCCTCAACCGTAGAGTACTT GTGATGCATGGTGGATTGTTTTCGCGGGATGATGTAACGTtgcaagaaattaaagaaatcgaCAGAAACAGACAACCACCTGACGAAGGATTGATGTGTGAACTATTATGGTCGGATCCACAACCGCAAATGGGTCGAGCGCCCAGCAAGAGAGGTGTGGGTGTTCAATTTGGACCTGACGTTACACAAAATTTCCTTAGGATAAACAACCTTGACTACATCATAAGGAGTCACGAGGTGAAGAACGAGGGATACGAAGTGGGACATGATGGAAAGTGTATCACAGTATTTTCTGCTCCAAATTACTG TGATACTATGGGTAACCGAGGTGCCTTTATCACACTTAATGGCAGTGATATGAAACCTTATTTCACGTCATATGAGGCAATG CCTCATCCAAATGTAAGGCCGATGGCTTATGccaattctttattaaagttCATGTGCTAG
- the LOC105840236 gene encoding cancer-related nucleoside-triphosphatase homolog isoform X2 has translation MGSRFDGFYTEEVRNKNGSRIGFDIVGIKDPERRLSLARRITKAQEASEYKVGTYHVFVNNFETVALPILDLNLETDILLVDEIGKMELFSRNFKKKITDIFFNSSNKAFVIGTIPQLNKVPPQHVELFEKLHSDMRIKILNVTSKNRNDLPEEIIRYL, from the exons ATGGGCAGCAGATTTGATGGATTTTATACGGAGGAAGTGCGAAATAAAAACGGCTCCAGGATTGGCTTCGACATTGTGGGAATAAAGGATCCTGAAAGAAGATTATCCTTGGCACG AAGAATAACAAAGGCTCAAGAGGCTTCTGAATATAAAGTAGGAACCTACCACGTTTTCGTAAATAATTTCGAGACTGTGGCGCTTCCAATATTGGATTTGAACTTGGAGACT GATATATTACTTGTCGATGAAATCGGCAAAATGGAGTTATTTAGCAGAAACTTCAAGAAGAAAATAAcagacatattttttaattcttctaatAAAGCTTTTGTGATCGGGACTATTCCGCAGTTGAACAAAGTGCCGCCGCAACACGTGGAATTGTTCGAGAAGTTACACTCAGACATGAGAATCAAGATTCTAAATGTGACCTCTAAAAATCGGAATGACTTGCCGGAGGaaattattcgttatttataa
- the LOC105840236 gene encoding cancer-related nucleoside-triphosphatase homolog isoform X1: METGGARRHLHVLLSGPPGIGKTTICKKIASILQEMGSRFDGFYTEEVRNKNGSRIGFDIVGIKDPERRLSLARRITKAQEASEYKVGTYHVFVNNFETVALPILDLNLETDILLVDEIGKMELFSRNFKKKITDIFFNSSNKAFVIGTIPQLNKVPPQHVELFEKLHSDMRIKILNVTSKNRNDLPEEIIRYL; this comes from the exons ATGGAAACTGGCGGCGCACGGCGGCATTTACACGTACTACTCTCGGGTCCACCAG GCATAGGTAAAACCAcgatttgcaaaaaaatcgcATCTATACTACAAGAAATGGGCAGCAGATTTGATGGATTTTATACGGAGGAAGTGCGAAATAAAAACGGCTCCAGGATTGGCTTCGACATTGTGGGAATAAAGGATCCTGAAAGAAGATTATCCTTGGCACG AAGAATAACAAAGGCTCAAGAGGCTTCTGAATATAAAGTAGGAACCTACCACGTTTTCGTAAATAATTTCGAGACTGTGGCGCTTCCAATATTGGATTTGAACTTGGAGACT GATATATTACTTGTCGATGAAATCGGCAAAATGGAGTTATTTAGCAGAAACTTCAAGAAGAAAATAAcagacatattttttaattcttctaatAAAGCTTTTGTGATCGGGACTATTCCGCAGTTGAACAAAGTGCCGCCGCAACACGTGGAATTGTTCGAGAAGTTACACTCAGACATGAGAATCAAGATTCTAAATGTGACCTCTAAAAATCGGAATGACTTGCCGGAGGaaattattcgttatttataa
- the LOC105829227 gene encoding DDB1- and CUL4-associated factor 5: MSTTEISMTTASSSRNDACQVAKHGEANGRTAVRFRAGSLCRRRRRLSRQLGDGDDRAGGEQLLVPHPSESSVLSYVLARQIDDKVDYCRSLINARFENSENLYRKDLLSHYGCVNAIEFSNQGDLLVSGGDDRRVLLWKVEQAIQGMGKPIVMKSQHVSNIFCLGYDSSKTKIFSAGNDDQVIVHDLRTGESLNIFLHEKPVYGLSIHPHNDEVFASACDDGRVLIYDIRSNNAMETLAQYKSAFHSVMFNPVDPRMLATANAKEGVSMWDIRKPLEPVLSYGSPQQSCMNVRFNSMGNRLLALRRRLPPVLYSVDSPTYLCEFDHPGYYNSCTMKSCCFAGENDEYVLSGSDDFNLYMWKIPPLDGKAWVESAHMVLRGHRSIVNQVRYNQTSCIFASSGVEKIIKIWSPFPLGLGSLGGLKRDAGKRERQRRVFTHDEYIGLVLRSGQFMTHDYSHQSTKEDPRMMAFFDSLVQREIEGWSSEDVPTPHTPSESEINPATGEPYSVTEGDDTTASEGGVAPERPLESPNRITRLIANRREKLMRIAAMERSASDSGSEGDNAHSRRRSKSKSKSKNVKRKHTRLSGRRRLSARRKCTVLKVNSDSDSDDERPVDAAQPSTSSGVIFRRSRYAASAIEKDDKSSSYSSSSSCAYEDIIANSKRKHSKTDSDTSAKAHKRKHRKCKNSSRHECSGKSQSKRQKLDDDSEEEEKGPRNCVNGNSSKDRREDGPSTPSSKSLQVPCTPDSGIKSGISSTGGTNSEQTRKERNDRGADDSSDEQTLKRLECFRKKVEELARRSYRNRSASQAQTVSTTSDSSD; encoded by the exons ATGTCGACGACGGAGATATCGATGACGAcagcgtcgtcgtcgcgcaACGACGCGTGCCAGGTAGCCAAGCACGGGGAGGCGAACGGCCGCACGGCCGTTCGCTTCCGCGCCGGCAGTCTATGCCGACGGCGCCGACGGTTGTCGCGACAATTGGGCGATGGTGACGACAGGGCCGGAGGTGAGCAACTACTCGTTCCGCATCCGTCCGAGTCCAGTGTGCTGTCCTACGTGCTCGCGCGACAGATCGACGACAAGGTCGACTACTGCCGTAGCTTGATCAACGCCAGATTCGAAAACTCCGAGAACCTCTATAGGAAGGACCTGCTCTCGCACTATGGATGCGTCAACGCGATCGAGTTCTCCAATCAGGGCGACCTGCTTGTGTCCG GTGGCGACGACAGAAGGGTCCTATTATGGAAAGTGGAACAAGCGATACAGGGTATGGGCAAGCCAATCGTGATGAAATCGCAACACGTGAGCAATATATTTTGCCTTGGTTATGACAGCAGCAAGACTAAGATATTCTCCGCAGGAAACGACGACCAGGTCATAGTTCACGATTTACGCAC GGGTGAGTCCCTTAACATCTTTCTACACGAGAAGCCTGTCTATGGGCTGTCCATTCATCCGCACAATGATGAGGTGTTTGCCAGCGCTTGCGACGATGGGAGAGTCCTCATTTACGACATACGTAGCAATAACGCTATGGAAACCTTGGCACAATACAAAAGCGCCTTCCACTCTGTCATGTTTAATCCCGTTGATCCCAGAATGCTCGCTACTGCCAATGCTAAGGAAGGTGTCAGTATGTGGGATATACGGAAACCTTTGGA GCCTGTATTGAGTTACGGAAGCCCGCAACAGAGTTGCATGAATGTCAGGTTTAACTCAATGGGTAATCGATTGTTGGCCTTACGAAGAAGATTACCACCGGTTCTTTATTCAGTTGATTCACCCACGTACTTATGCGAATTTGATCATCCGGGATATTATAATAGCTGTACCATGAAGTCGTGCTGTTTCGCCGGCGAGAATGACGAATATGTTCTCTCTG GTTCGGATGATTTTAATCTATACATGTGGAAAATTCCTCCTCTGGATGGCAAAGCATGGGTTGAATCCGCCCACATGGTGTTGCGCGGCCACAGATCGATCGTCAATCAAGTTCGATACAATCAAACGAGCTGCATCTTTGCATCGTCTGGAGTCGAGAAGATCATTAAGATCTGGAGTCCATTTCCTCTTGGACTTGGAAGTTTGGGAGGATTGAAG AGAGATGCTGGCAAGCGCGAGAGACAACGCCGAGTATTCACGCACGACGAATACATAGGGCTGGTTCTTCGTAGTGGACAGTTTATGACCCATGATTACAGTCACCAATCAACTAAGGAAGATCCGCGAATGATGGCCTTTTTTGATTCCCTCGTGCAACGTGAAATTGAAGGATGGAGTTCCGAGGACGTGCCAACGCCACATACACCCAGCGAATCTGAAATAAACCCTGCAACGGGCGAGCCATACAGTGTGACAGAAGGCGATG ATACTACGGCGTCGGAAGGCGGGGTTGCTCCTGAAAGGCCATTAGAGTCGCCGAATCGTATAACTCGGCTTATCGCAAATCGCAGAGAAAAGCTCATGCGAATAGCTGCGATGGAACGATCCGCCTCTGATTCCGGCAGTGAGGGAGACAATGCTCATTCGAGACGTAGATCCAAATCGAAATCGAAATCGAAAAATGTCAAGAGGAAACACACCAGGCTCTCTGGCAGGAGAAGATTATCTGCCAGACGGAAGTGTACTGTGCTAAAAGTCAATAGTGATTCGGACAGTGATGATGAACGACCGGTTGACGCGGCTCAGCCCAGTACTAGTTCCGGGGTGATTTTCCGAAGATCGCGATACGCCGCTAGCGCGATCGAGAAAGACGACAAGAGCTCGAGCTATAGCAGCAGCAGTAGCTGCGCTTATGAGGACATTATCGCTAACAGTAAACGAAAACATTCTAAAACCGATTCGGACACATCCGCGAAGGCGCACAAACGTAAGCATCGAAAGTGCAAAAACAGTTCTCGACACGAATGTTCTGGTAAGAGCCAAAGTAAACGACAAAAGCTCGATGACGActcggaggaggaggaaaaagGCCCGAGGAATTGTGTGAATGGTAATTCTAGTAAAGATCGTCGTGAAGACGGACCGTCGACGCCGAGCAGCAAATCGCTTCAAGTTCCTTGCACCCCTGACAGCGGTATTAAATCGGGGATATCATCCACGGGCGGAACAAATAGCGAGCAGACGCGTAAGGAGCGTAACGACAGAGGCGCTGACGATAGCTCCGACGAACAGACACTAAAACGTTTAGAGTGTTTTCGGAAAAAGGTGGAGGAGTTGGCGAGGAGGAGCTATCGTAATCGGTCCGCGTCTCAAGCTCAAACAGTTTCAACCACGAGTGATTCTTCCGATTAA